A single window of Zea mays cultivar B73 chromosome 10, Zm-B73-REFERENCE-NAM-5.0, whole genome shotgun sequence DNA harbors:
- the LOC103642314 gene encoding ethylene-responsive transcription factor 7: MAAAGGGARAEAGLRKFLVEHQPCCNATVPKGSVVDGGKRKVAAAGVPTEPRYRDAQRRRPRGRYSAEIRDQHKGVWLWLGTFDTAEEAARRYDSEACRLRGPSENTNFLATLDYRVPLPALSLHALLPCVRTLVWIGVERYSQHSKGIVVLHDESTAS, from the coding sequence ATGGCTGCTGCCGGTGGCGGTGCTAGAGCGGAGGCAGGGCTGCGTAAGTTCCTCGTGGAGCATCAGCCGTGCTGCAATGCCACGGTGCCCAAGGGGAGTGTTGTCGACGGTGGCAAGAGGAAAGTGGCGGCGGCGGGCGTGCCGACGGAGCCGAGGTACAGGGACGCGCAGAGGAGACGGCCTAGGGGGCGGTACTCGGCGGAGATCCGCGATCAACATAAGGGCGTGTGGCTGTGGCTAGGCACGTTCGACACTGCTGAGGAGGCGGCCAGGAGGTACGACAGTGAGGCGTGCCGACTCCGCGGGCCGTCGGAGAACACCAACTTCCTTGCGACGCTTGATTATCGTGTCCCGCTTCCGGCGCTGTCGCTGCACGCCTTGCTGCCATGTGTAAGAACACTAGTATGGATCGGGGTTGAGCGCTACTCCCAGCACTCGAAGGGTATCGTGGTGTTACACGACGAGTCCACCGCAAGCTAG